In the genome of Plasmodium yoelii strain 17X genome assembly, chromosome: 14, one region contains:
- a CDS encoding DNA helicase 60, putative: protein MRKILKFRSINCRTGDKLCLLKKLIHTKNELSQIHCKNNKIGNGIISHQELKIGYLQVINNIRNQSICTENKVKDDNNSASHLNETINDINNADTKLNYNILNENELKDDIDNDFDKEDNDIKYDGNNNSNLGDTKFEDNEFENYNKFNRYERKNNKEDDENGFINYKNNVNSRNERGNYQKKNNYNLRNDYDNNTDNNMDDYNNNYMKRDDHNSKYSRNLNNSDRYSKLGDNLKDIEWNKIKVKIERQNLFNVNDNKLKKLSNEEIQNELKKNNIYVNKDLVLNNFITNFSDLDFHESILNYLNEKFKEPTAIQKITWPIALSGKDLIGVAETGSGKTLAFVLPCLMHILKHKQKEMEENGVEPIKNNEVKLSENDNNDNNYDPDFEKEFQNDDSENRKTYGLILLPTRELCMQVLNEIKNFESELNLKAVAVYGGVPKYFQINNIKKGADIIVATPGRLLDYLENGIINLLRCIYVVIDEADRLLDMGFEKQLRKIMTQINKNKQLLFLTATWPEQVRKLAYDFCSFDPVKIQIGKSELTANKNIEQQVIVSSSIDLKKKLLDWLKDNYENNKILIFCDTKRNCDNLCKELRYHQYNSLSIHGDKQQRERDRILNNYKNDRCNILVATDVASRGLDIKNISIVINYDIPNTIEDYIHRIGRTGRAGNKGKSILFFPYDYYVPQKQRFAKELVKLLNKTNQQVPKELREIVSTR, encoded by the coding sequence atgagaaAGATATTAAAATTCAGATCAATTAATTGCCGTACAGGTGATAAATTGTGtttactaaaaaaattgatacaCACAAAAAATGAGTTATCACAAATTcattgtaaaaataataaaatagggAATGGTATAATTAGCCATCAAGAATTAAAAATTGGATATTTACaagtaataaataatataagaaatcAAAGTATATGTACTGAAAATAAAGTCaaagatgataataattcAGCTAGCCATTTAAATGAAAcaataaatgatataaataatgccgatacaaaattaaattataatatattaaatgaaaatgaattaaaagatGATATAGACAATGATTTTGATAAAGAggataatgatataaaatatgatggAAATAACAACTCAAATTTGGGTGATACAAAATTTGAAGATAACGaatttgaaaattataacaaatttaataggtatgaaaggaaaaataataaagaggatgatgaaaatggatttattaattataaaaataatgttaataGTAGAAACGAAAGAggaaattatcaaaaaaaaaataattataatttaagaaatgattatgataataatacagATAACAACATGgatgattataataacaattatatGAAAAGAGATGACCATAATTCGAAATATTCGAGAAATTTAAACAACTCGGATAGATATTCAAAATTAGGagataatttaaaagatatagaatggaataaaataaaagtaaaaatagaAAGACAAAACTTATTTAATGTTAATGATAataagttaaaaaaattatcaaatgaagaaatacaaaatgaactaaaaaaaaataatatatatgtaaataaagatttagtattaaataattttataaccAATTTTTCAGATTTAGATTTTCATGAAtcaatattaaattatttaaatgaaaaatttaagGAACCAACAgctattcaaaaaattacatGGCCTATCGCTTTGTCAGGAAAAGATTTAATAGGAGTTGCTGAAACAGGAAGTGGAAAAACCTTAGCATTTGTTTTGCCATGTCTTATGCATATATTGAAACATAAACAAAAAGAAATGGAAGAAAATGGGGTTGAacctataaaaaataatgaagtaAAATTATCTGagaatgataataatgacaataatTATGATCCTGATTTTGAAAAAGAATTTCAAAATGATGATAGTGAAAATCGTAAAACATATGgattaattttattaccAACACGAGAATTGTGTATGCAAGTattaaatgaaattaaaaatttcgAGAGcgaattaaatttaaaagcTGTTGCAGTATATGGAGGTGTACCGAAATATTtccaaattaataatataaaaaaaggagCCGATATAATTGTTGCAACTCCAGGAAGACTTCTTGATTATTTAGAAAATGGAatcataaatttattaagaTGCATCTATGTAGTTATTGATGAAGCAGACAGATTACTTGACATGGGATTTGAAAAACaattaagaaaaataatgacacaaattaataaaaataaacaattattatttttaacgGCAACATGGCCTGAACAAGTTAGAAAGCTTGCATATGATTTTTGTTCATTTGATCCAGTAAAAATTCAAATCGGAAAAAGTGAATTAAcagcaaataaaaatatagagcAACAAGTAATAGTTAGCTCATCaattgatttaaaaaaaaaattactcgATTGGTTAAAagataattatgaaaataataaaattctaATCTTTTGTGATACAAAAAGAAATTGTGATAATTTATGTAAAGAATTACGATATCATCAATATAATAGTTTATCAATACATGGAGATAAACAACAAAGAGAAAGGGATagaatattaaataattataaaaatgatagaTGTAATATATTAGTAGCAACCGATGTAGCATCAAGGGGGTtagatattaaaaatatttcgaTTGTTATTAATTATGATATACCAAATACGATTGAAGATTATATTCATAGAATTGGACGTACAGGTAGAGCAGGTAATAAAGGAaaatctatattattttttccatatgATTATTATGTTCCACAAAAACAAAGATTTGCAAAAGAGTTGGTAAAAttgttaaataaaacaaatcaACAAGTTCCTAAAGAACTTAGAGAAATTGTAAGTACACGATGA